One genomic window of Aquisalimonas sp. 2447 includes the following:
- the rne gene encoding ribonuclease E, translating to MKRMLINATQPEELRVAMVDGQKLYDLDIETPAREQKKSNIYKGKITRVEPSLEAAFVQYGAERHGFLPFKEIARSYYQGNGGSGDSGRVSIKDVIKEGQEVVVQVDKEERGTKGAALTTYVSLAGRYLVLMPNNPRAGGVSRRIEGDDRDEIRDALRQLDTPDGMGLIVRTAGVGRNIEELQWDLNYLLQLWDMIKGAADERPAPFLIYQESNVIIRALRDYLRQDTGEILIDDPEVYATARDFIQQVMPQFSARLKHYDDSVPLFTRYQIESQIESAFDRQVQLPSGGAIVIDHTEALISIDINSARATKGSDIEETALNTNLEAADEIARQLRIRDLGGLIVIDFIDMGPNRNQRDVEQRLREAVKMDRARVQVGRISRFGLLEMSRQRLRTSLGETSQEVCRRCNGQGTVRSVESLSLSVLRLLEEEAMKDKTAKVLAQLPVDVATFLLNEKRETLGLIESRHAVQVILIPNRNLETPHYSVDRIRGDDTTADDSSYRLVAADKEAEQHYGTQDSKRRSEEPAVRAIAPSAPPAPEPEPETAAATPPAAAAESHASHSDRRPTTGLTGVFKWLSSVLVGDNGTPASTAESSAANQETAAATKDTSSSTTAQEDRSSTQARGASNRGGNRSRRGSGSSQPRSGSTGSGKGAKSSSTATEQSATTPAKQKPAAKKSDPEPAADTSTTGNDKRSEPSAATAEASAADEQARSGRSRRGRRGGRRRRRGSGQGGEDTGQQQESTTQAQDGNGSASAASEARDGGSGASETKSPKPTDTAAQETAATDTSTGTNGDARQTDDSGEEGRQRPRRRGGRGRRRGGSNQAATDGTEGTADAVGSAKPAEAENTPASKDSTPADNRTDTAASANTEAPAPTAKAENKDPRQRNGRPRIPAGTSTETTAKTAAATTDAEEPTAVKSDGTAPSGATGAADAADVAVADTVVASSGTESAEVEPSRPGDESAPVATQDQQDSSSDFTAERQPQGPAATDLTTAMEPGPLSETPDAPEKADTSHQDGQSTTSAPVPEADSQAPEDDEDATREESGTDDSPRKASEEETGGRS from the coding sequence ATGAAAAGAATGCTCATCAACGCCACCCAGCCCGAAGAGTTGCGGGTGGCCATGGTCGACGGTCAGAAACTCTACGACCTGGATATTGAAACCCCAGCCAGGGAGCAGAAGAAGTCCAACATCTACAAGGGCAAGATCACCCGGGTCGAGCCCAGCCTGGAAGCCGCCTTCGTCCAGTACGGCGCCGAACGGCACGGTTTCCTCCCGTTCAAGGAGATCGCCCGCAGCTACTACCAGGGCAACGGCGGTAGCGGCGACAGTGGGCGCGTCAGCATCAAGGACGTCATCAAGGAAGGCCAGGAGGTCGTTGTCCAAGTGGACAAGGAAGAGCGCGGCACCAAGGGCGCGGCGCTCACCACCTACGTCAGCCTCGCCGGGCGCTACCTGGTCCTGATGCCCAACAACCCGCGCGCGGGGGGCGTCTCCCGGCGCATCGAAGGTGATGACCGCGATGAGATCCGCGACGCCCTGCGGCAATTGGACACGCCGGACGGCATGGGGCTGATCGTGCGTACCGCCGGGGTCGGCCGCAACATCGAGGAACTGCAGTGGGATCTCAACTATCTTCTGCAGCTCTGGGACATGATCAAGGGCGCTGCCGACGAACGCCCTGCCCCCTTCCTGATCTACCAGGAAAGCAACGTCATCATTCGCGCCCTGCGCGACTACCTGCGCCAGGACACCGGTGAGATCCTGATCGATGATCCGGAGGTCTACGCCACCGCCCGCGATTTCATCCAGCAGGTGATGCCGCAGTTCAGCGCGCGCCTCAAGCACTACGATGACAGTGTGCCGCTGTTCACGCGCTACCAGATCGAAAGCCAGATCGAGTCGGCCTTCGACCGCCAGGTCCAGCTGCCCTCCGGTGGCGCCATCGTCATCGATCACACCGAAGCGTTGATTTCCATTGACATCAACTCGGCGCGTGCCACCAAGGGCAGCGACATCGAGGAAACCGCCCTCAACACCAACCTTGAGGCCGCTGACGAGATTGCCCGGCAGTTGCGCATCCGCGACCTTGGCGGGCTGATTGTCATCGACTTTATCGACATGGGCCCCAACCGCAACCAGCGGGACGTGGAACAACGCCTCCGCGAGGCTGTGAAAATGGACCGGGCGCGGGTGCAGGTGGGTCGCATATCCCGTTTCGGTCTGCTGGAAATGTCCCGTCAGCGCCTGCGCACCTCGCTGGGGGAAACCAGTCAGGAAGTCTGTCGTCGCTGCAATGGTCAGGGCACCGTGCGCAGCGTCGAGTCGCTGTCCTTGTCGGTCCTGCGGCTGCTCGAAGAAGAAGCGATGAAGGACAAGACGGCGAAGGTACTCGCGCAGCTGCCCGTGGACGTGGCCACGTTCTTGCTCAACGAGAAGCGCGAGACACTCGGCCTGATTGAGTCCCGGCATGCTGTCCAGGTCATCCTGATCCCCAACCGGAATCTGGAGACGCCCCACTATTCCGTGGACCGCATCCGGGGCGACGACACCACTGCCGACGATTCCAGTTATCGGCTCGTTGCCGCCGACAAGGAAGCCGAACAGCACTACGGTACACAGGATTCCAAGCGCCGCAGCGAGGAGCCGGCGGTTCGCGCCATTGCCCCTTCGGCGCCACCGGCGCCGGAGCCGGAACCGGAGACTGCGGCAGCCACCCCCCCTGCCGCCGCAGCGGAAAGTCACGCCAGTCACAGCGACCGGCGTCCGACCACTGGCCTCACCGGGGTGTTCAAGTGGCTCAGTTCCGTGCTTGTCGGGGACAACGGCACCCCGGCGTCCACTGCCGAAAGCAGCGCTGCGAACCAGGAGACCGCCGCCGCCACCAAGGACACCAGCAGCTCGACGACTGCGCAGGAAGACCGCTCCTCGACGCAGGCGCGGGGCGCCAGCAATCGTGGCGGCAACCGGAGCCGTCGTGGCAGCGGTTCCTCCCAGCCCAGGAGCGGCAGCACAGGGTCCGGCAAGGGTGCCAAGTCGTCCAGCACGGCAACGGAGCAATCCGCGACGACTCCTGCCAAGCAGAAGCCCGCGGCAAAGAAAAGTGACCCGGAGCCCGCGGCAGACACCTCCACCACCGGCAACGACAAGCGCAGTGAACCCAGTGCGGCAACCGCCGAGGCTAGCGCCGCCGACGAACAGGCGCGGTCCGGCCGCAGTCGTCGTGGCCGCCGCGGGGGCAGACGTCGTCGCCGCGGTTCCGGTCAGGGCGGGGAGGACACCGGCCAACAGCAGGAATCCACCACACAGGCGCAGGACGGGAACGGATCGGCGTCGGCGGCGAGCGAAGCCCGGGACGGCGGTTCCGGGGCGAGCGAGACCAAGTCACCGAAGCCAACCGATACCGCAGCGCAGGAAACTGCCGCGACGGACACGTCCACTGGCACGAACGGCGACGCCAGACAGACGGACGATTCTGGCGAGGAAGGCCGTCAGCGCCCACGTCGGCGCGGCGGACGAGGACGGCGTCGGGGTGGCAGCAACCAGGCTGCAACGGACGGCACCGAAGGTACTGCGGACGCAGTCGGAAGCGCAAAGCCGGCAGAAGCTGAAAACACACCGGCCTCGAAGGACAGTACCCCGGCGGATAACCGGACGGACACCGCCGCGTCTGCGAACACCGAGGCACCGGCGCCCACGGCCAAAGCGGAAAACAAGGATCCCAGGCAGCGCAACGGACGGCCGCGGATTCCTGCGGGGACGAGTACGGAAACGACTGCCAAGACGGCTGCCGCCACGACTGACGCCGAGGAGCCCACCGCCGTGAAAAGCGATGGTACGGCGCCGTCCGGGGCCACCGGTGCGGCCGATGCGGCCGATGTTGCGGTAGCGGACACAGTGGTCGCATCCAGTGGGACGGAGTCCGCCGAAGTCGAGCCGTCGCGCCCGGGTGACGAGTCCGCGCCGGTGGCCACTCAGGACCAGCAGGACTCCTCCAGCGACTTCACCGCCGAACGGCAGCCCCAGGGTCCGGCAGCCACCGACCTGACCACGGCGATGGAGCCCGGACCGCTGTCAGAGACTCCGGACGCGCCGGAAAAGGCGGACACCAGCCATCAGGATGGGCAATCGACCACGTCTGCGCCGGTTCCCGAGGCGGATAGCCAGGCGCCGGAAGACGATGAGGATGCCACCAGGGAGGAATCCGGGACGGATGACTCACCCAGGAAGGCGAGCGAAGAAGAGACCGGCGGCAGGAGCTGA